The Fimbriimonadales bacterium genome includes the window CTCTCCGGTTTTTTAGCGGCGAAAATCACACCGGGTCGCACGGCACCTTTTTATATGGAACTCCCCCCCATAAGACTACCGAGTTTCGCTAACGTATTCGCCAAAACATTCGCGCGAATGCAGTGGTACTTCTTAGAAGTCTTTCCTCTATTCATCGTCGCGAGTGTAGTAATATGGATGGGGCAAATGCCTTTCGGTTGGGCATTACTTCTCGCTTGGATTGGGTTCGCTATCGTGAAAAGGTGGGGATGGTTCGGGCGTCTTCTCGGAAGTGGATACGGCTTTTTTATCGGACTGGCGATATCGGCATTCTCTCACGGATATACTCCCTTCCAAGCGGCGATTACCGCGCTTAGGCCGCTCGTTAATGTTCTTCTCTTACCTATCGAATCGGCTGAAGTTTTCCTTTTCGGATTTTTCCGGCGAGATTATGGTGCCGCTGGATTAGACAAACTCGTTAGCGAGCATTCGCTAACCCCCCCGCAAATGTTGGTAATTGCCGTTACGATTACGCTTTTCCTGCCATGCATCGCGCAATTTCTCGTCGTTCGAAAAGAACGTGGTTTGGGAATGGCAGTGGGAATGCTCGCCTTTACTCTATTCTTTGCGACTTTAGTCGGAGCATTGTTAGCGCGAATTTTGATGACAACGGGATGGTTAGCATGAAGTGCGGTTATTGCGGGTATGAATTTCGTATCGAAGAGGCAGAAAAAGGCTGCGAAAAGTGCGGCTCCTTCGGTGGTTGCAATTTGGTGAAATGCCCAAAATGCGAATATGAACAGCCGAAGATTCCAGAATGGATCAATCGCCTCACGGATTGGCTAAAGAAAAAGCAAATCAAAGTCAAGCAATGACCATCACCGAATTACACAAAGGCGAAAAGGCGCGTGTTCTTTCTTTGAAACACGACCATGAAGGTCACTGGCGTAAACTCGCTGCCTTCGGTATTTTGCCGGGCGCTTTGCTCGAACTCCGTCAGAAGTGGCCAGGCCTCGTTATTAGCGTTGGTTTTTCTGAAATCGGTCTCGACGAAGAAATCGCAAACCTCATAGAAGTCGAAATCGAAAATGAGGAAGAGCAATCCAAATCACGCAGTTTGATTGAGTAGTATGACACGCGAGGAAGATTCTTATCGAGCGCAGACGGAACCTCGTAAATGACACAAAAACTCTGAAGAAGCATCGTAAATCTATAAATGCGCCGTAACAGCGTCTCCGACCATAGATGTGCTTGCATTCCCCCCCAAATCCGGAGTGCGCACTCCGCTTTCGAGCACTTCGTTTACCGCTTTCTCGATGGCATCTGCCTCGCTTGTCATGCCGAAGGAATATCGCAACATCATCGCCGCACTCAAAATCGTGGCAATAGGGTTCGCTATACCTTTTCCGGCGATATCAGGCGCTGAGCCATGCGCAGGTTCGTA containing:
- a CDS encoding FeoA family protein, whose translation is MTITELHKGEKARVLSLKHDHEGHWRKLAAFGILPGALLELRQKWPGLVISVGFSEIGLDEEIANLIEVEIENEEEQSKSRSLIE